The proteins below come from a single Acidimicrobiales bacterium genomic window:
- a CDS encoding YlcI/YnfO family protein, translated as MRVTLRIDDELLEAAKRWAREQGVSLGTVVEAALRRELSEPGAPREAPAIPVFTRGTGPRPGVDVISASGLSELVDDDIELDQLG; from the coding sequence ATGCGCGTCACACTGCGAATCGACGACGAGTTGCTCGAGGCCGCGAAGCGTTGGGCCCGCGAGCAGGGGGTGTCGCTCGGGACGGTGGTCGAGGCGGCGCTGCGCCGAGAGCTCAGTGAACCGGGGGCGCCGAGGGAGGCGCCGGCGATTCCCGTGTTCACCCGTGGAACCGGGCCACGTCCCGGAGTCGACGTGATCTCCGCCAGCGGTCTCAGCGAGCTCGTCGACGACGACATCGAGCTCGATCAGCTCGGCTGA
- a CDS encoding CU044_5270 family protein: protein MDDDRLDDELARRIRASLAHLGNDMPASPPIRSPRRSVGVLRAAAAVVVLALVAVTVVLFVQSDDEVSAVTPGLLRFDPIDEGAAELLERAATAALAAGDDLSDGGVLYVQAETWDLDADFIGEAKNVAMTAIVEESWTDRTGAGRRELRPGRTLEPGEVGGVFVPPDTAGEATVEAPISGLNVEQHGAVPDDADAIVTLETLGIGSDDQTELLQALAGLLRREPFDAAQKAALWRSIGAIDGLEVLGSTTDRFGREAVGVALTGRSTGVETQTIFLFDPATATALATEEVLTGDSRALDIPTPALVGYHVLVDSVVVDSVGTRPQD from the coding sequence ATGGACGACGACCGACTCGACGACGAGCTCGCGCGCCGTATCCGCGCCAGCCTCGCCCACCTCGGCAACGACATGCCGGCTTCACCGCCGATCCGGAGCCCCCGCCGTTCAGTCGGAGTGCTGCGCGCGGCTGCGGCCGTCGTCGTCCTCGCGCTCGTGGCCGTGACCGTCGTTCTCTTCGTCCAGAGCGACGACGAGGTCTCCGCCGTCACCCCCGGGCTCTTACGATTCGATCCGATCGACGAGGGTGCCGCGGAGTTGTTGGAGCGGGCGGCAACGGCTGCGTTGGCTGCCGGAGACGACCTGTCCGACGGCGGCGTCCTCTACGTGCAGGCCGAGACGTGGGACCTCGACGCCGACTTCATCGGCGAGGCGAAGAACGTCGCGATGACCGCCATCGTCGAGGAGTCCTGGACCGATCGAACCGGAGCCGGCCGACGCGAGCTACGTCCGGGCCGGACCCTCGAGCCGGGTGAGGTGGGCGGGGTCTTCGTCCCACCTGACACTGCCGGTGAGGCGACGGTCGAAGCCCCGATCTCCGGGTTGAACGTCGAGCAACACGGAGCGGTCCCCGACGACGCGGACGCCATCGTCACCCTCGAGACACTCGGGATCGGTTCCGATGACCAGACCGAGCTGTTGCAGGCGTTGGCCGGCCTGCTGCGCCGGGAGCCGTTCGACGCCGCACAGAAGGCCGCCCTGTGGCGCAGTATCGGGGCGATCGACGGTCTCGAGGTGCTGGGCTCCACCACCGACAGGTTCGGCCGCGAGGCCGTCGGCGTCGCGCTGACCGGTCGGTCGACCGGCGTCGAGACACAGACGATCTTCCTGTTCGATCCGGCGACGGCGACCGCACTGGCGACCGAAGAGGTTCTGACCGGCGACAGCCGGGCACTCGACATCCCGACCCCGGCGCTGGTGGGCTACCACGTTCTGGTCGACTCGGTGGTCGTCGACAGCGTCGGAACCCGCCCGCAGGACTGA
- a CDS encoding type II toxin-antitoxin system PemK/MazF family toxin yields the protein MSELPARGEIWWCELPEISRRPVVVLSRDVAISRRRRVLVGPCTTTVRGLASEVVLEPGEDPVPLLSAVNLDSVENVAVGSLVERLGRLGDSRMREICSALAVAVDCEFS from the coding sequence GTGAGCGAGCTCCCCGCCCGCGGAGAGATCTGGTGGTGCGAGCTCCCCGAGATCAGCCGTCGCCCCGTGGTCGTGCTGTCCCGTGACGTGGCCATCTCGCGACGGCGACGAGTACTCGTCGGCCCGTGCACGACGACGGTCAGAGGACTCGCCAGCGAGGTCGTGCTCGAGCCCGGCGAGGACCCGGTCCCCCTCCTCTCGGCCGTCAATCTGGATTCCGTGGAGAACGTCGCCGTCGGCTCCCTGGTCGAACGCCTGGGACGACTCGGCGACAGCCGGATGCGCGAGATCTGCTCAGCGCTGGCCGTCGCAGTCGACTGCGAGTTCTCCTAG
- a CDS encoding sigma-70 family RNA polymerase sigma factor → MRSTAPDDPSGFSAFYRESRPSCVRATVVTVCDIDRAEEYVDEAFALAYERWRRLRRHPNPQGWIVRTAVNLSRKQWHRRNREDELTPPASLVPPPPEPMDEKILDALLALPERQREVIAHRIVLQASTKEAAEALDITPSTVTVHLHRAMRALREHPDVRGLLGEGEVG, encoded by the coding sequence GTGCGCTCCACCGCCCCCGATGACCCCTCCGGTTTCTCGGCGTTCTACCGGGAATCCCGCCCATCGTGTGTACGCGCCACCGTGGTGACCGTGTGTGACATCGACCGGGCCGAGGAGTACGTCGACGAGGCTTTCGCGCTCGCCTACGAGAGATGGCGCAGGCTCCGCCGTCACCCGAATCCGCAGGGCTGGATCGTCCGCACAGCGGTCAACCTGAGCCGCAAGCAGTGGCACCGCCGCAACAGGGAGGACGAACTCACCCCACCCGCGTCGCTGGTCCCACCACCGCCCGAGCCGATGGACGAGAAGATCCTCGACGCACTGCTCGCGCTGCCCGAACGTCAGCGCGAGGTGATCGCCCACCGCATCGTGCTCCAGGCCTCCACGAAGGAAGCCGCCGAGGCACTCGACATCACACCGAGCACCGTGACGGTGCACCTCCACCGGGCGATGCGGGCTCTGCGCGAGCACCCTGACGTCCGAGGTCTGCTCGGCGAAGGTGAGGTCGGGTAA
- a CDS encoding peroxiredoxin has protein sequence MAIEVGQQIPDVEVKVMGPDGAPESKQTGELLGSGKVVLFAVPGAFTPGCSKTHLPGFVQGAEKLSGKGVDTIACIATNDAFVMDAWQKDQGADQILMIADGNAAFTEAMGLTFDLSGAGLGVRSKRYAAVIEDGTVTHLDVDESGGIEVSSCENVLTHL, from the coding sequence ATGGCAATTGAAGTCGGCCAGCAGATTCCCGACGTCGAGGTCAAGGTCATGGGCCCTGACGGCGCACCGGAGTCGAAGCAGACCGGTGAGCTGCTCGGGAGCGGCAAGGTCGTTCTCTTCGCGGTACCCGGCGCGTTCACGCCCGGCTGTTCGAAGACCCACCTCCCCGGATTCGTCCAGGGCGCCGAGAAGCTCTCCGGCAAGGGCGTCGACACCATAGCGTGCATCGCCACCAACGACGCGTTCGTCATGGACGCGTGGCAGAAGGACCAGGGCGCGGACCAGATCCTCATGATCGCCGACGGCAACGCGGCGTTCACCGAGGCGATGGGCCTCACCTTCGACCTGAGCGGCGCCGGACTCGGCGTCCGCTCGAAGCGCTACGCCGCCGTCATCGAGGACGGCACCGTCACCCACCTCGACGTCGACGAGAGCGGCGGCATCGAGGTCAGCTCCTGCGAGAACGTGCTCACGCACCTCTGA
- a CDS encoding antitoxin MazE5 yields MTRVRLSTTVDGELLAEVRARRAGLNDAALIDEALAALRARLRSTEIDATYAAYEDHPLDEPDAWGDLAGFHEAAASS; encoded by the coding sequence ATGACTCGGGTACGGCTGAGCACGACCGTGGACGGCGAGCTCCTGGCCGAGGTACGTGCCCGCCGGGCGGGCCTCAACGACGCCGCTCTGATCGACGAGGCCCTCGCCGCCCTGCGCGCCCGGCTGAGATCCACCGAGATCGATGCGACCTACGCGGCCTACGAGGACCATCCTCTCGACGAGCCCGACGCATGGGGCGACCTCGCCGGGTTCCACGAGGCAGCAGCGTCGTCGTGA